The Metabacillus sp. B2-18 genome has a window encoding:
- a CDS encoding recombinase family protein, producing MQKIGYIRVSSTSQNPSRQFQQLNEIGMDIIYEEKISGATKEREQLQKMLEDLQEGDIIYVTDLTRITRSTQDLFELIDLIRNKKASLKSLKDTWLDLSEDNPYSQFLITVMAGVNQLERDLIRMRQREGIELAKKEGKFKGRLKKYHKNHAGMNYAVKLYKEGNMTVKQICEITNVSRAALYRELAEDKFIK from the coding sequence TTGCAGAAAATCGGTTATATACGCGTCAGTTCGACTAGCCAAAATCCTTCAAGGCAATTTCAGCAATTGAACGAAATTGGAATGGATATTATTTATGAAGAAAAAATTTCAGGAGCCACAAAGGAGCGTGAACAACTTCAAAAAATGTTAGAGGATTTACAGGAAGGTGACATTATTTATGTTACAGATTTAACTCGGATCACTCGAAGTACGCAAGATTTATTTGAATTGATTGATTTAATACGAAATAAAAAGGCAAGCTTAAAATCACTTAAGGATACATGGCTAGATTTATCAGAAGATAATCCATACAGCCAATTCTTAATTACGGTAATGGCTGGTGTTAACCAATTAGAGCGAGACCTTATTCGTATGCGTCAGCGTGAAGGAATTGAGCTCGCAAAGAAAGAAGGGAAGTTTAAAGGACGGTTAAAGAAATATCATAAAAATCACGCAGGAATGAATTATGCAGTGAAGCTATATAAAGAAGGAAATATGACTGTAAAGCAAATTTGTGAAATTACAAACGTTTCTAGAGCTGCATTATATAGAGAGTTGGCAGAGGATAAGTTTATAAAATAG
- a CDS encoding bile acid:sodium symporter family protein has protein sequence MLERLRVVENNLLPLVLVTTFIALFLPKIGEVLKVTVSPMLALLMFFISLTFDFNMLRDAIKKPRVIVISIFLVFVPMSLIGLGIGELFFDEELAIGQTIVGSLPTDVSAPLLVYLGKGNVALASLMNGIVTGLSPFILPPLLLLLTGIEFQIPIQEMILELFIIIVLPMFFAVLIRTKFPSISKYEPVYSFSSSLIYIALVFVVVADSSESILSFSMGMIILLIVAQLLLNMAGYLIGLLTKPIVKNKDDLVAVLFTVSKKEFSIAAAIVYTADLPEIILIPAVFYAVLQMITSPLVVRLLNRKNTLVEG, from the coding sequence ATGCTTGAAAGATTACGTGTTGTAGAAAACAATTTATTACCATTAGTTCTTGTTACTACATTTATCGCTTTATTTCTTCCAAAAATCGGTGAAGTATTGAAAGTGACGGTTTCACCGATGCTTGCCCTGCTCATGTTTTTTATCAGTCTCACTTTTGATTTTAATATGTTAAGGGACGCAATAAAAAAACCTAGGGTAATAGTCATCTCGATATTCTTAGTATTCGTTCCTATGTCACTTATCGGATTAGGTATCGGTGAACTTTTTTTTGATGAAGAACTTGCTATTGGACAAACGATTGTCGGCTCCTTACCAACCGATGTTTCAGCTCCATTATTAGTTTATCTTGGGAAAGGTAATGTTGCACTTGCATCATTAATGAATGGTATAGTTACTGGGTTATCGCCGTTTATTCTACCTCCACTCCTTTTGCTTTTGACTGGAATTGAATTTCAAATTCCCATTCAGGAAATGATATTGGAACTATTTATAATCATCGTTTTACCTATGTTTTTTGCTGTTCTCATACGAACAAAATTCCCGTCTATCAGTAAGTATGAACCGGTCTATTCTTTTTCTTCATCATTGATATACATTGCTCTTGTTTTTGTCGTTGTAGCAGACAGTTCTGAATCGATTCTTTCGTTTTCAATGGGGATGATTATCTTGCTCATCGTTGCCCAACTTTTGCTTAATATGGCTGGTTATCTTATTGGCCTGCTTACAAAACCGATTGTGAAAAATAAAGATGATTTAGTTGCGGTCCTTTTTACAGTCAGCAAAAAAGAATTTAGCATAGCTGCTGCAATAGTATATACAGCTGACTTGCCAGAAATCATACTTATCCCAGCTGTATTCTACGCTGTTTTGCAAATGATAACATCACCACTCGTGGTTCGTTTATTAAATAGGAAAAATACCCTAGTTGAAGGTTAA
- a CDS encoding bifunctional transcriptional activator/DNA repair enzyme AdaA, producing the protein MEEFHWKAIESCNPTYDGHFFYALTSTLIFCRPSCASRTPNKKNVQIFYSAKEAVNSGYRPCKRCKPDCLEWQGAKNELTIQVKKYILNHYDEKLTLYRIAKEINVDPYHLHRTFKAVTGYTPLQFMHQSRIEQAKEFLLTTNQSTTEISFKVGYSSPSHFSKVFKEKTGLSPSFFRSNFHN; encoded by the coding sequence ATGGAAGAATTCCATTGGAAAGCTATAGAATCATGTAATCCGACGTATGATGGTCATTTTTTCTATGCATTAACGAGTACACTAATTTTTTGCCGTCCATCGTGTGCATCTAGAACTCCAAATAAAAAGAATGTTCAAATCTTTTACTCTGCCAAAGAAGCTGTGAATAGTGGGTATCGCCCCTGTAAACGATGTAAACCAGACTGTTTGGAATGGCAAGGAGCTAAAAATGAATTGACGATTCAAGTAAAAAAATACATTCTTAACCACTATGACGAAAAGTTAACATTATATCGTATAGCTAAGGAAATAAATGTAGATCCTTATCATCTACATCGCACATTTAAAGCAGTTACAGGCTATACACCATTACAATTTATGCACCAATCCCGGATTGAACAAGCAAAAGAGTTCTTATTAACAACAAATCAATCTACAACGGAGATTAGCTTTAAGGTTGGGTATAGCAGCCCTTCTCATTTTTCTAAGGTTTTTAAAGAAAAAACCGGACTTTCTCCCTCTTTTTTTCGTTCTAATTTTCACAACTGA
- a CDS encoding DUF2187 family protein, translated as MCEFLIGIDISFTRNNVDVIGRVVKAYPNTVIVEISQDDAEKIESPSTLTVVNHKNYRILTSPIVN; from the coding sequence ATGTGTGAATTTCTTATCGGAATCGATATTTCTTTTACCAGAAATAACGTTGATGTTATAGGTAGAGTTGTTAAGGCATATCCGAATACAGTGATTGTTGAAATTAGCCAGGATGATGCAGAAAAAATTGAGTCACCAAGCACATTAACGGTTGTAAATCACAAGAATTATAGAATTCTAACAAGTCCTATTGTCAATTAA
- a CDS encoding aspartyl-phosphate phosphatase Spo0E family protein, giving the protein MEEDRNHTVQSINLYIEKKRNEMVEAATILGFSNPQTLRLSEELDMAILSVMNKSIKKEV; this is encoded by the coding sequence TTGGAAGAGGATCGTAATCATACTGTTCAGTCGATAAATTTATATATTGAAAAGAAGCGGAATGAAATGGTCGAAGCTGCAACAATACTAGGATTTTCTAACCCTCAAACACTTCGATTATCAGAGGAACTTGATATGGCAATTCTGTCAGTAATGAATAAAAGTATTAAAAAGGAAGTCTAG
- a CDS encoding transglutaminase domain-containing protein: MKKIMFLITFSIVSLTGIPDITAASSSTTYISANNQGNRLKDLTEAFNNKINKGDLILIDKSYDNFSSEIKKTERAIGKVSGSANRKSLNDKYVTPAKIARERVIYEVSQVRLIKDIEKLIQYTNYRSAIESSNKLDRLKRRASEIKLAGGYKALPQQINNFLVNKESNIQQVIKNKTFSVIKESVSPRTIRMNEVIEIKFTETLGYVDESMVEITDSNGKKFNPTSTWSRGNTLIISNNTFEFGKSYTLSVSTNLYSNNNKIINAKVIMKFQIVKETVDKTIIYNTILNSLKNSEKSIQFDSNNKELVWNTFKEVLKDHPELLYIESDFIWNNGRIEVNNSYLFTLYDGKQSHELIKKKNEVIKEIIDPNMTDYEKVLAIHDYVVKNTVYDYSNNVHWQSNWAYGALVNQTAVCGGYTNAMYYLLNEVGIENIDVTGSVRGIGHAWNKVKLDGVWYNLDATWDDVSKVPDSSVRYDYFLISDNKLALDHTWDKREYPESYDTRYENLIK; the protein is encoded by the coding sequence ATGAAAAAAATAATGTTTTTAATTACCTTTTCCATTGTTTCACTGACTGGTATACCTGATATTACAGCAGCCAGTTCATCTACAACGTACATAAGCGCAAACAACCAAGGAAATAGACTAAAAGATTTAACGGAAGCTTTTAACAATAAGATTAATAAAGGTGATTTAATACTTATCGATAAAAGTTATGATAACTTTAGTTCGGAAATCAAAAAGACTGAAAGAGCAATCGGTAAAGTAAGTGGATCAGCAAATAGGAAATCCCTGAATGATAAGTATGTTACTCCTGCTAAAATAGCTAGAGAAAGAGTTATATATGAGGTTTCGCAGGTACGATTAATAAAAGATATTGAAAAATTAATTCAATATACAAATTATCGTTCTGCAATTGAATCAAGTAATAAATTAGATCGATTAAAAAGAAGAGCTTCAGAGATAAAATTAGCAGGAGGTTATAAAGCTCTTCCTCAACAAATTAATAATTTCTTAGTAAATAAAGAATCAAACATACAGCAAGTTATCAAAAATAAAACTTTCTCTGTGATTAAAGAAAGTGTATCTCCTCGAACAATTAGAATGAACGAAGTAATTGAGATAAAATTCACTGAAACACTAGGATATGTAGATGAATCAATGGTAGAAATTACAGATTCTAATGGTAAGAAATTCAATCCTACGTCAACCTGGTCAAGAGGTAACACCCTAATTATCAGCAATAACACATTTGAATTCGGTAAATCATATACACTATCTGTTTCAACTAATCTGTATTCAAATAATAATAAGATAATTAATGCGAAAGTTATTATGAAATTTCAAATAGTAAAAGAAACTGTAGATAAAACTATAATATACAATACTATCCTAAATTCCTTAAAGAACAGCGAAAAATCTATACAATTTGATAGTAACAATAAAGAATTAGTATGGAATACCTTTAAAGAAGTGCTTAAAGATCATCCAGAACTACTTTATATAGAATCTGATTTTATATGGAATAATGGACGAATAGAAGTAAATAATTCATATCTATTTACCTTATATGATGGAAAACAATCACACGAGCTTATAAAGAAAAAAAATGAAGTCATTAAGGAAATAATAGATCCTAATATGACTGATTATGAAAAAGTTCTAGCTATTCACGATTATGTCGTCAAAAACACAGTGTATGATTATTCAAATAATGTCCATTGGCAATCTAATTGGGCATATGGTGCCCTTGTAAACCAGACCGCTGTTTGCGGAGGATACACGAACGCTATGTATTATTTATTAAATGAAGTTGGAATAGAGAATATTGATGTTACTGGATCGGTTCGTGGAATTGGTCATGCATGGAACAAGGTGAAACTTGATGGTGTATGGTACAATTTAGATGCTACATGGGATGATGTTTCTAAAGTTCCAGATAGTTCAGTCAGGTATGACTATTTTCTAATATCAGATAATAAATTGGCGTTAGATCACACATGGGATAAAAGAGAGTACCCTGAAAGTTACGATACTCGATATGAAAACTTAATTAAATAA
- a CDS encoding abortive infection family protein, with protein sequence MVTKINLTEDIIVAVSKLIDDSMSNRRDPSHSDLEFQIKKYGLEQGDPKAQGQTVGKAKRVRYVLNWALEFNIDSGEKLLVALLNLVRGVGGFRKGSSNYVGEEEIINLQQILKNSGYYLDDTGNIGHLILDNITEFEMEEALWNYVRRAKKGQEDAALLTGTSKDLLEAVAAHVLVKLWGTYPQTVNFPTLLGQAFVALGLKTSLEEIDQANPVKKAKIKMETSLYQLGCSINLLRNKTGTGHGRPFVPEIPHEDARLAIEGMAIISEYLLNKMSLHHFL encoded by the coding sequence GTGGTAACGAAAATTAATTTAACTGAAGACATAATTGTTGCTGTTTCTAAACTGATTGATGACTCAATGTCTAATAGAAGAGATCCAAGCCATTCTGATTTAGAATTTCAAATCAAGAAATATGGACTGGAACAAGGAGATCCAAAAGCTCAAGGTCAAACAGTTGGAAAAGCTAAGAGAGTTCGATATGTACTAAATTGGGCACTAGAATTCAACATAGATTCAGGGGAAAAATTATTGGTAGCTTTATTAAATTTGGTACGTGGAGTAGGAGGTTTTAGAAAGGGATCTTCAAATTATGTTGGGGAAGAAGAAATAATAAACTTACAGCAAATATTGAAGAATAGTGGCTATTATCTGGACGACACAGGAAATATAGGACACTTAATTTTAGATAATATAACTGAGTTTGAAATGGAAGAGGCCTTATGGAATTATGTTCGTAGAGCAAAAAAGGGACAAGAAGATGCAGCCTTACTTACAGGAACAAGTAAAGATTTATTGGAGGCTGTAGCAGCACATGTTCTAGTCAAATTATGGGGTACATATCCACAAACAGTAAACTTCCCAACATTATTGGGACAAGCTTTTGTTGCTTTGGGGTTAAAAACATCATTAGAAGAAATAGACCAAGCTAATCCAGTAAAGAAAGCTAAAATAAAAATGGAAACATCTTTATATCAATTAGGTTGTTCTATAAATTTGTTACGCAATAAAACAGGTACTGGACATGGTAGACCTTTTGTCCCTGAAATCCCTCATGAAGATGCGCGTTTAGCAATTGAAGGTATGGCTATAATTTCAGAATATCTATTAAATAAAATGTCTCTTCACCATTTTCTGTGA
- a CDS encoding ISL3 family transposase: protein MLSVSLDLPEFEVVKQEDLTSSYVVVVQKNSVKERCSFCGFLSSFVHDRRTRKVRDLDILNKQVYLLIKVKRYRCLNCSEVFSECYDSIEPGKHQTNRLREHLYQLCQDTTIKHVSEKYHIPYTTLERIYYSVAHEKALIHKEAITHATDKDDLVLSLDEVAVRKGHRYETVLLDAKLGCILGMIHQRSYESTSQLLTNYISSSQAVKTVVVDMWDPFHKAIKSLFPLASIVIDKYHVVQKVTQALDKVRKKYPKLKKARFLLLKGYEKLSEQQKVRLDELLEEYPLLASAYYLKETFREMYKLDNYNDAEESFEEWIQLAWSSPYPSFHEVAKTLENWKAEILQYFLSRYTNGRTEGTNHKVKNIKRRAYGYRNLERFRLRVFLECTGNTYKKQVA, encoded by the coding sequence GTGCTTTCCGTATCACTAGATTTGCCAGAATTTGAAGTTGTTAAACAGGAAGATTTGACTTCCAGTTATGTTGTTGTTGTTCAAAAGAATTCAGTAAAAGAACGTTGTTCTTTTTGTGGTTTTCTTTCTTCTTTTGTCCATGATAGAAGGACAAGAAAAGTAAGAGATCTTGATATATTAAATAAGCAAGTATATCTGCTTATTAAGGTAAAACGGTATAGATGTTTAAATTGCTCTGAAGTATTTTCAGAGTGTTACGATTCAATAGAACCTGGTAAACATCAAACTAATCGTCTCCGTGAACACCTGTATCAACTTTGCCAAGATACAACCATTAAACATGTTAGTGAGAAATACCATATTCCATATACCACTTTAGAAAGGATCTATTACTCAGTGGCTCATGAAAAAGCACTTATTCACAAAGAGGCAATTACACACGCTACTGACAAAGATGACCTTGTCTTAAGCCTAGATGAGGTAGCCGTTAGAAAGGGTCATCGATATGAAACGGTACTTCTTGATGCAAAGCTAGGATGCATTCTAGGTATGATTCATCAACGTAGTTATGAGTCTACCTCTCAGTTGTTAACAAATTACATTTCATCATCTCAAGCTGTAAAAACGGTTGTAGTTGATATGTGGGATCCGTTTCACAAAGCAATTAAATCTTTATTTCCTTTGGCTTCGATAGTGATTGATAAGTATCATGTTGTTCAAAAAGTTACACAAGCTCTAGATAAAGTCAGAAAGAAATACCCTAAGTTAAAGAAAGCCAGATTCCTATTGTTAAAAGGGTATGAAAAGTTATCTGAACAACAAAAAGTCCGATTAGATGAGTTATTAGAAGAATATCCTTTACTTGCTTCAGCTTATTACCTTAAGGAAACCTTCAGAGAAATGTATAAACTTGATAATTATAATGATGCAGAAGAATCGTTTGAAGAATGGATTCAACTTGCATGGAGTAGTCCATATCCTTCTTTTCATGAGGTAGCTAAAACCCTTGAAAATTGGAAAGCTGAAATTCTTCAATATTTCTTGTCAAGATATACAAACGGAAGGACCGAAGGTACTAACCATAAGGTTAAAAACATTAAAAGAAGAGCCTATGGTTATAGAAATTTAGAACGGTTTAGATTACGTGTATTTCTGGAATGTACAGGAAACACTTATAAAAAACAAGTAGCATAA
- a CDS encoding polymorphic toxin type 44 domain-containing protein has translation MYSKTFNKIAFFSVLVVFIFSISVEAFALTGNGTQVQLRNGHLEVKEAYFYDTSKALINEGQVDDSDIDQFNVTLRIYDHNKLKWAEAGEKVDIVLKNENGTVLFQKTFYTNSAGYVYGHILTSDLPSDFYLDVYIEAKVIKLNGVTSEVIQSPTFSIDLLESEDLLKIINDISTELEEEFPSEKVLTEQEKIELVEIITDQVNVFEADVEQAILEAKESEIKEVELEEIENSVDSSMIQAAVTYDTKTTYTVAKIYQTNLSSANSIKNSYNSFVKSRGLMFANSYRLGMFYNLVKSNGAWDLKRKLGTKNTYKFKGINKTGEYIGNHHYGYMGKAIGFSDTTLKSAAGMYQIKSGTSNWKFISSYFDDPSDQAAITSGYTDYNKGIRFRVLIA, from the coding sequence ATGTACAGCAAGACTTTCAACAAGATAGCTTTCTTTTCGGTTCTAGTTGTATTTATTTTTAGTATTTCGGTTGAGGCTTTTGCTTTAACAGGAAATGGTACGCAAGTACAACTTAGAAATGGGCATTTAGAAGTGAAAGAAGCTTATTTCTATGATACTAGTAAAGCTTTGATTAATGAGGGACAAGTAGATGATAGTGATATAGATCAATTTAATGTAACATTAAGAATCTATGATCATAATAAATTAAAGTGGGCTGAAGCTGGGGAAAAGGTTGATATCGTATTAAAAAATGAAAATGGAACAGTCTTATTCCAAAAAACGTTCTATACTAATAGTGCAGGGTATGTATATGGACATATTTTAACAAGTGATTTGCCATCAGATTTTTATCTTGATGTATATATAGAAGCTAAAGTTATAAAGCTTAATGGGGTTACTTCTGAAGTTATTCAATCTCCAACTTTTAGTATTGATTTATTAGAAAGTGAAGATTTATTGAAAATAATAAATGATATATCTACAGAGCTAGAAGAGGAATTTCCTAGTGAAAAAGTTTTAACAGAACAAGAAAAAATAGAACTGGTAGAAATAATTACAGATCAAGTTAATGTATTTGAAGCTGATGTGGAACAGGCAATACTTGAAGCAAAAGAAAGTGAAATAAAAGAAGTAGAATTAGAAGAAATTGAAAACTCAGTAGATTCCAGCATGATTCAAGCCGCTGTTACTTATGATACTAAGACTACCTATACTGTTGCTAAGATATACCAAACAAATTTAAGTAGTGCTAATTCTATCAAAAATTCATACAATAGTTTTGTGAAATCTCGTGGACTAATGTTTGCTAATTCATACAGACTAGGAATGTTTTACAATTTAGTTAAATCAAATGGAGCTTGGGATTTAAAACGAAAATTAGGAACAAAAAACACCTATAAATTTAAAGGTATCAATAAAACGGGAGAATACATCGGTAATCATCATTATGGTTATATGGGAAAAGCTATTGGTTTTAGTGATACAACTTTAAAAAGCGCTGCCGGAATGTATCAAATTAAATCAGGTACATCAAATTGGAAATTTATTTCTTCTTATTTCGATGATCCATCAGATCAAGCAGCTATTACTAGTGGTTACACAGACTATAATAAGGGAATACGTTTTAGAGTATTAATTGCATAA
- a CDS encoding DUF5412 family protein, translating into MKFSKILLGIILSIILLFGILFLILDSFIRVELDELNGTGEIQETYFSPNKKYQADFFIINEGGATEGYQERVSITSLDDNRKEFNDKTIYWLYPSNDKISIVWESNNIIIINGKTIDIKDQNTYYNWKKDNK; encoded by the coding sequence ATGAAATTTAGCAAAATATTGTTAGGAATAATTTTATCAATTATACTTTTGTTCGGCATCCTATTCCTTATCTTAGATTCATTTATTCGTGTTGAACTTGATGAACTCAATGGAACTGGTGAAATTCAGGAAACATATTTTTCTCCAAATAAAAAATATCAGGCTGATTTTTTTATAATTAATGAAGGAGGAGCAACAGAAGGATATCAAGAAAGGGTATCTATTACTTCCCTAGATGATAATCGAAAAGAATTTAATGATAAAACCATCTATTGGTTATATCCATCAAACGATAAGATATCAATAGTGTGGGAAAGTAATAATATAATAATAATAAATGGGAAAACAATAGATATTAAAGATCAGAATACTTATTATAATTGGAAAAAGGATAATAAATAA
- a CDS encoding tyrosine-type recombinase/integrase, with protein MEIILKGNKYDLNLSSPEFWNNNQFFKIFIDNGFSSVSWDHVPDEMLLYLFLHDEPTIGKKRSDNTKREYFRDVKEFIEFASQFGGIRYIDEEDVQKYQYIIEEKNLAPSTLRRKTTVIKQFLTYLFKRGAIKKDVTIMLKRVSVDKEQLVNRDFYDHEVQQLLEYFKKENYFAYTLLYVLVSTGLRIDELATANWSSLFYYPKSDSYFLSVTGKRNKERNAKIFNDVLEVVSEFRKRRGIYSELSEVDETAFFPKASGGHYNSSYLSTEFSKLILTTSHIFPFIKRRKMLHEKGSKRFNITPHTCRHYTAAYFADKGIDLKSIQDMLGHESLLTTERYLRRRRNLEDHAGVKVGGNFIN; from the coding sequence ATGGAGATTATATTAAAGGGTAATAAATATGATTTAAATTTATCTTCTCCAGAATTTTGGAATAATAATCAATTTTTTAAGATTTTCATAGACAATGGTTTTTCAAGTGTATCCTGGGATCATGTTCCGGACGAAATGTTACTTTACCTTTTCCTGCATGATGAACCTACAATTGGCAAAAAAAGATCAGATAATACAAAGAGGGAATATTTTCGGGATGTTAAAGAATTTATTGAGTTTGCAAGTCAATTTGGGGGGATCAGGTATATTGATGAAGAAGATGTTCAAAAATACCAATATATAATAGAAGAAAAAAATCTTGCCCCTTCAACTTTAAGAAGAAAAACAACTGTTATTAAGCAATTTTTAACATACCTTTTTAAACGAGGTGCCATTAAAAAAGATGTAACGATTATGTTAAAAAGGGTAAGTGTCGATAAAGAACAGCTTGTTAATCGTGACTTTTATGATCATGAAGTGCAGCAGCTCTTAGAATACTTTAAAAAAGAAAACTATTTTGCTTACACATTGTTATATGTATTGGTTTCAACTGGATTACGTATAGATGAACTGGCAACAGCTAATTGGTCTTCCCTTTTTTATTATCCTAAAAGTGATAGTTATTTCTTAAGTGTGACAGGTAAGAGGAACAAGGAGAGAAATGCTAAGATTTTTAATGATGTTCTGGAGGTTGTTAGTGAGTTTCGAAAAAGAAGAGGAATTTACAGTGAGTTATCCGAGGTAGATGAAACTGCCTTTTTTCCTAAAGCAAGTGGCGGGCATTACAATTCTAGTTATCTAAGTACTGAATTCTCTAAATTAATACTCACGACCAGCCATATATTTCCATTTATCAAGCGAAGAAAGATGCTCCATGAAAAAGGAAGTAAAAGGTTTAATATTACTCCTCATACCTGCAGGCATTACACAGCTGCTTATTTTGCTGATAAAGGTATTGACCTCAAAAGCATACAAGATATGCTGGGTCACGAGTCTCTTTTAACTACCGAGAGGTATTTAAGAAGACGCCGAAATTTAGAGGATCATGCAGGAGTAAAAGTAGGGGGAAATTTTATCAATTAA
- the istB gene encoding IS21-like element helper ATPase IstB: MTTELLVDHLTKQLRMPTIHKQYRSLAREAEERNLSYEEYLLALLEVEIEMRDENQKQRRLKQANFPVQKTLDTYDFSLMPSLNRNRFLTLAKGEFVEKKENILFLGNSGTGKTHLATGLGIEMIKNGYKTKFITASKLVEELLMANDEHKLGALEKKWLKFDVIIVDELGYVPFSKIGSELLFQFFSSRYERASVIITTNLEFTEWTSLFGDEKMTAALLDRLTHRSHIHLLNGESYRFRQSMKQNGETKA, from the coding sequence ATGACAACAGAATTACTAGTGGATCATTTAACCAAGCAGCTTAGAATGCCTACCATTCACAAACAGTATCGCTCTCTCGCAAGAGAAGCTGAAGAACGTAACCTTAGCTATGAAGAGTATTTGTTAGCCTTACTTGAAGTAGAGATAGAAATGAGAGATGAAAATCAAAAACAGAGGCGACTAAAACAAGCAAACTTTCCAGTCCAGAAAACCTTGGATACCTATGATTTCAGTTTAATGCCTAGTCTAAATCGAAATCGTTTTTTAACACTAGCTAAAGGTGAATTCGTTGAGAAAAAGGAAAACATTCTCTTTCTCGGAAATAGTGGTACTGGAAAGACCCATCTAGCTACAGGACTCGGTATTGAGATGATAAAGAATGGTTATAAAACCAAGTTCATTACAGCGTCTAAATTAGTAGAAGAATTACTGATGGCGAATGACGAGCATAAACTCGGTGCTTTAGAAAAGAAGTGGCTCAAATTTGATGTGATCATCGTAGATGAGCTAGGGTATGTACCTTTTTCAAAAATTGGATCAGAGCTCCTATTTCAATTTTTCTCAAGTAGGTATGAACGTGCAAGCGTTATTATTACTACCAATCTTGAATTTACGGAGTGGACTAGTCTTTTCGGAGATGAAAAAATGACAGCTGCCCTTCTCGATCGACTCACCCATCGATCACACATCCACTTACTGAACGGAGAATCCTATCGATTTAGACAAAGTATGAAACAAAATGGAGAAACTAAAGCATAA